Proteins found in one Sorghum bicolor cultivar BTx623 chromosome 1, Sorghum_bicolor_NCBIv3, whole genome shotgun sequence genomic segment:
- the LOC8062813 gene encoding ent-isokaurene C2-hydroxylase yields MDIWIVPFVAFLLLALLVKLTIRSSGTSSPLTNPSALRLPPGPWQLPLIGSLHHLLLSRFRDLPHRALREMSGTYGPLMLLRFGAVPTLVVSSAEAAGEVMRTHDLAFCDRYLSATFDIITCGGNNIISSRYNERWRELRKVCVLELFSQQRVLSFRPVREHEVARLLRSISDECGGGGGGHHQPVNLSQGICRMINDVVARTVIGDRCKYQDEYLRELDQVVRLNGGFNMADLYPSSRLVRRFSTAARDMARCQRNLYRIIERIIQERAVVMQATAEREEDDDLLGVLLRLQAGGGLRFALTTEIVSTIIFDIFSAGSETSSTVLVWAMSELVKNPQVMHKAQSEVREAFKGQHKITKDDLVKLRYLPLVIKETMRLHAPVPLLIPRECRETCQVMGYDVPKGTRVFVNVWAISRDNKFWGDGEVFRPERFGSSSVDFRGTDFEFTPFGAGRRICPGITLGLANMELSLASLLYHFDWDLPDGVRLEELDMTEVFGITLRKKSMLWLKAKPHNNFVSN; encoded by the exons ATGGACATCTGGATCGTCCCCTTTGTAGCCTTCCTCTTGCTTGCGCTCCTTGTCAAGCTCACCATCAGGAGCTCCGGCACATCCTCACCACTCACAAATCCATCAGCGCTTCGCCTCCCACCGGGGCCATGGCAGCTGCCGCTCATCGGCAGCCTGCACCATCTCCTCCTGTCGCGCTTTCGCGACCTGCCTCACCGGGCGCTGCGCGAGATGTCCGGCACCTACGGGCCCCTCATGCTGCTCCGCTTCGGCGCCGTGCCCACGCTGGTGGTCTCCTCCGCCGAGGCTGCCGGGGAGGTGATGAGGACCCACGACCTCGCCTTCTGCGACCGCTACCTGAGCGCCACCTTCGACATCATCACCTGCGGCGGCAACAACATCATCTCCTCCCGCTACAACGAGCGCTGGCGCGAGCTCCGCAAGGTGTGCGTGCTCGAGCTCTTCAGCCAGCAACGGGTGCTGTCCTTCCGTCCCGTCCGGGAAcacgaggtggcgcgcctcctccGCTCCATCTCCGAcgagtgcggcggcggcggcggcggccaccacCAGCCCGTCAACCTCAGCCAAGGGATATGCCGCATGATCAACGACGTCGTCGCGCGCACGGTCATCGGCGACCGGTGCAAGTACCAGGACGAATACTTGCGCGAGTTGGATCAAGTAGTGCGGCTGAACGGCGGGTTTAACATGGCGGACCTGTACCCATCCTCGCGGCTGGTACGCCGGTTCAGCACGGCCGCCAGGGACATGGCGAGGTGCCAGAGGAACCTGTACCGTATCATCGAGAGGATCATCCAGGAGCGCGCAGTAGTCATGCAGGCAACGGCAGAGCGAGAGGAAGACGACGACCTTCTCGGTGTCCTCTTGAGGCTGCAGGCGGGTGGTGGCCTGCGGTTTGCACTCACCACCGAGATAGTTAGCACCATCATTTTC GATATTTTCTCTGCTGGGAGTGAGACGTCATCGACTGTACTAGTATGGGCAATGTCGGAGCTTGTTAAGAATCCTCAGGTCATGCATAAGGCCCAGTCAGAGGTGAGGGAGGCCTTCAAAGGGCAACACAAGATAACTAAAGATGATTTGGTCAAGTTAAGATATCTACCGCTAGTGATCAAGGAGACTATGCGGCTACATGCTCCCGTACCACTCTTGATCCCTAGAGAATGCCGCGAGACATGTCAGGTTATGGGTTATGACGTGCCAAAAGGAACTAGGGTGTTTGTGAATGTTTGGGCAATATCAAGAGACAACAAGTTTTGGGGTGATGGCGAGGTGTTTCGGCCAGAACGATTTGGAAGTAGCAGTGTCGATTTTAGGGGTACTGACTTCGAGTTCACGCCTTTTGGAGCAGGCAGGAGAATATGCCCTGGCATCACGCTCGGACTGGCCAACATGGAGTTGTCGCTTGCTAGCCTTCTCTACCATTTTGACTGGGATCTACCTGATGGCGTTAGGTTGGAAGAACTTGATATGACAGAGGTCTTTGGTATAACGTTAAGAAAGAAGTCCATGTTATGGCTCAAGGCTAAACCTCACAATAATTTTGTATCAAATTAA